From Thalassospiraceae bacterium LMO-JJ14:
TCAGCCGCGAAGGGGTTCAGCGCGACTTGCTGCCGCTGATCGAAGGCACCACCGTCGCCACCAAGCACGGGCCGGTAAAGACCGATCATATCCTGTTCATTGCCTCCGGCGCGTTTCACATCGCCAAACCGTCCGACATGCTGCCGGAGCTGCAGGGCAGGCTGCCGATCCGCGTTAATCTGAACGCCCTGACCCGCGACGATTTCAAGCGCATCCTGACGGAACCGGAAGCAAGCCTCGTCAAACAATATACGGCGCTGATGGGCGTCGAGGACCTGAAGATTTCGTTCAGCGATGACGCCATCGAGGAGATCGCCGATCTGTCGGCGGAAATCAATCAGGGTGTCGAGAACATCGGTGCCAGGCGTCTGCATACGGTGATGGAAAAACTTCTCGAAGATATCAGCTTCAACGCCTCTGATAAAAGCGGCGAGGAAATTGTCATCGATGCGGATTATGTGAAGAAACAGGTCTCCGATCTGGCGCGCAACGCCGATGTATCTAAGTTTATTCTCTGACGTGGATTCAGTGTGTCGGTCCGCCGGGGCGGGCGCCCATGCGGAGTTTTACCTCGGCGATGACCCAGTCGAGGGTTTCGTCGTCCATTTCCTCAATATTTTCCGCCAGAAGATTGGCCAGTTCGGTCGCTTTCGGGCTGAGACCGGCAGTATTGACCGTGACTTTCGGGTGCGATAGCTCGGCCAGGCGCTTGATTTCCTCGGCCTCGTCCCACATCAGATCGAAATACCCGCAGATCTGCGCCACCAGCCCGGAACTGGGGCG
This genomic window contains:
- a CDS encoding helix-turn-helix domain-containing protein is translated as MTPFGKRVREHRMARKITLKQMAADLGVSAAYFSALEHGHRGRPSSGLVAQICGYFDLMWDEAEEIKRLAELSHPKVTVNTAGLSPKATELANLLAENIEEMDDETLDWVIAEVKLRMGARPGGPTH